A genomic segment from Synchiropus splendidus isolate RoL2022-P1 chromosome 18, RoL_Sspl_1.0, whole genome shotgun sequence encodes:
- the LOC128749792 gene encoding D(4) dopamine receptor-like, whose protein sequence is MDSNSTVDSRLASAFQFFNCSILIVTLLLGLPGNLWVCWLVFRTKSLQNCNNALLVSLAASDLLKCSVDTPLFLFSCLWSGKETPGVVCSVQQFAYSLSNCVQLLTLVSISVERFHAIAFPFHVERRRLRVSLWILCIWTCGFLLGAVSLSLSGRSPFHVLCSPHNQEQQYWDPFGPYVLVPLWGLSLVVIVIHYGRIFQVVQQHRKKVFCLGIEPSQAVSKDVWAWRSDQRPHLQAPPLLLVATVGDSCTGAAGARPPEIVGAVCPLNPGSKERRKTHMEGKVAQRFGYIIIAFTLFWLPIVLMLLLRATKWRHTNRLLMELETSAMVLTCVQAAVDPLIYTLVTRQFRSELRKIFSSVRRCPLKLRM, encoded by the exons ATGGACAGCAACTCAACCGTGGACTCGCGTCTGGCGTCTGCGTTTCAGTTCTTCAACTGCTCCATCCTCATTGTGACCCTGCTGCTGGGGCTCCCGGGGAACCTGTGGGTGTGCTGGCTGGTCTTCAGAACCAAGAGCCTTCAGAACTGCAACAACGCTCTGCTGGTGAGTTTAGCCGCCAGCGACCTCCTCAAGTGCTCCGTCGACACGccgctcttcctcttctcctgtctGTGGTCGGGGAAGGAGACTCCGGGGGTGGTGTGCAGCGTGCAGCAGTTCGCCTACTCCCTCAGCAACTGTGTCCAGCTGCTGACCCTGGTCAGCATCAGCGTGGAGCGCTTCCATGCCATCGCCTTCCCTTTccatgtggagaggaggagactTCGCGTTTCCTTGTGGATTCTCTGCATCTGGACCTGCGGGTTTCTTTTGGGGGCAGTCTCACTCTCCCTCTCGGGGAGGTCTCCGTTCCACGTCCTCTGCAGTCCACACAACCAAGAGCAGCAGTACTGGGATCCCTTTGGACCTTATGTCCTGGTGCCACTCTGGGGATTGTCTCTGGTGGTCATCGTGATCCACTATGGTAGAATATTCCAAGTGGTGCAACAGCACCGAAAGAAGGTCTTCTGtttgggaatcgaacccagtcAGGCGGTGTCCAAAGACGTCTGGGCGTGGAGGAGCGACCAGCGCCCCCATCTGCAAGcaccgccgctgctgctggtggcaACAGTGGGGGACTCTTGCACCGGAGCAGCTGGAGCCAGACCCCCGGAAATCGTGGGGGCCGTGTGTCCCCTCAACCCAGGGtccaaagagaggaggaagacacaCATGGAGGGGAAAGTGGCTCAGCGGTTCGGCTACATCATCATAGCCTTCACCCTTTTTTGGCTTCCCATCGTGCTGATGTTGCTGCTCAGGGCCACCAAGTGGCGCCACACGAACAGA ctgctgatggagCTGGAGACGTCGGCCATGGTGCTGACCTGCGTCCAAGCGGCGGTCGACCCTCTCATCTACACCTTAGTCACACGACAGTTTCGCTCGGAACTCCGCAAGATCTTCTCCTCCGTCCGCCGCTGTCCTCTGAAACTGAGAATGTGA